The segment GCAGGAGCAAGAACGCAGAAAAGACAGATTCTTTATCGTAGGTTTTGAACGCGAAAAGCCTATTGATGAACGCGTCCTCTGTACTGGCCAGATAGAGTGATTCGAAAAAGTGTCTCCCGAAAACATCAAGTAACAAAGTAGCAAATAACGCCATCGCGTATGGGGGAAGGATGCGGAGCGTTCGACGACGAAAATACCTCTTGACATCGAGCGAGTTCGAATTTGTTTCGAGTTTTAACTTAGATGCGAATCGCAAATGGATAAAAAAACCGCTCAAGGCAAAAAACACCCAAACGGCTTCATGCCCATAGCGGAATGCCGCCGACGAGTAGGCGAGCACGTCTTGCCACCAGGAGTGCTTAACGTTGATCCAACTAGAATGCCCCGCCCACAGCAGCCATCTTGAATGCCCCAACAACACGTATAGTGCAAGAAATCCCCGTAGCGCATCAAGCATTGCAAGGTTTGGTTTATGACTATCCGACGCTTCTAACACAAAGCATCTTCACAGAGTCGTTCCATTTCAAAAACCATCGGGTTACAACGTCCTTCTAAAGTTTAGAGACTAAGGCAAAGTATTTCGAAGGCAACGAAACACTACACCCGAACTGTCTCGGAGGCCTTGCAATAACACCGAACATTGATAGATCACGCAAAACAGCGAACGAACTGACGGAACACAATCAACCTTCAATTACTCTTCCAAAACAACAAAAAACATCTATTTTAGATTCTTTAACTCTCTAAGTGATTTCGGCTTCTTACGAAGCTCCCGAAAAAGACAAAAAGTCGTATTTGAAACTGGTTCACGGGATGATCTCAAGAATTCAAATAACCCGCCTAAAACCCCCAATGCACGAACGAAAATTCGTCGCGGGCGGCCGGTCCAGGTCATGCAACGTATGGTGGTCCCGAAGAGGAAGGGAACGAACATCGATGCTGGAACGTTTTGCCAGATAAACAGAATCGCATTTCGCACCCCATAATAATCCATTCTAACACTGTTTCGTTTCGGGGACTCATTGTGCGTAATTGGGGCCGCTGTGCCCAGACGAACATAATACCCTTGTTCTAGCATTCTGATGCAATAGTCCGATTCCTCTCCCTGGTGTAGCAAACTGTCACGAAAGCCGCCAAGCTTTAGGAAGAGCTTTCGATCTACTGCGTAAGCGGTCCCCTTGAAAGTATTTGTTATCATCGCCTCGGTTTGGGTCGGTGAGAATTGGCGCACTTCATCAGAATACGCAGGCTCTACATAGGGTATCGCGACAGCACCAATACACTCTTCCGTAAAATCGGCAAGTGTTTCCGCGATCGTATCCCTAGCTGAAAACTCTGCGTCATCATCAATCGAAAATACGTACTCGCCGGACGCTGCGAGAGCTCCCTCATTACGACTAGAAATATACCCAACAGACCGTTCGTGTCGAATTAAACGAACTTTTGGAAAGAACTGGCGAACGCTTTCACTTGTTCCATCGCTCGAACCGTCATCAACAACGATAATCTCTGGCAGCGTTGTCTGAGAAACACAGGACTTCAAAGCGCAAAGCAGCTCATCCTTTCGGTTTCTGCTTGCGATGACAACAGTTGCTAAAGCCATCGGCAAGGTTCACTAGCAGTTCGGCGAGAATACAGCACAACCATAATATCCTTTATTCGCGACCTCGAATTGTCTTGGCCGGAATGCCGGCTACAACGGTCCACGGAGCCACGGACTTCGAAACAACCGCCCCAGCCCCAACAACTGCGCCAGTGCCGATCGTCACGCCCTTCAGTATGATTACCCCTGCACCAATCCACGCGTTATCCTCAATTGTAACAGGCTTTGAGAGCATGAGTTGCGAACCAACACCAGTGCGTTCCGCTGTACTATGGTCCGAGTCGGTTATGTAACAATGAGGACCGATCATGCACCCGCTACAAATCTCAATTTTCTGGTGAGCGTCGATCATAGTGTAACGATTGATATATGCACTGTGAATCACAATTTGTTCAGCACCCGCATCTCCGTTTGCCAAAAGCACGACACCATCATCAAGGCTAGCGCCAGCGTGCAACGTTATCGCAGAAAAATTGCGAGGAATAGATATCGATTTCATCCATACATAACCGGAAATACGAACTCCCAGCAAGCGATACCAGATGTTCCGCAGCCTCGACATGGCACCGCTAACAACACGAAGCGACATCTTAAGGACAGATGCTCGCAATAATCGCAGTGGCGTGGAAGTCATCGCAGGGTTTTGACAATTAACTGCATCGGAAAACCGACTAAAAACCGAAACCGCCGGAGACTAACGTGCCAGCGAAAGGTAGAAGAATAGATTCGAAACGCATCACGAAAGTTTCGCTCACACAACAGCATCACTGCTAACGAGCGTGCGTGTTGCGAGATGATAAACATTCGGTTCTTAGCCTTCCCCCTCCCCCCTGGATAAACACCCTGCTTTTCGTTAACAATCAATCGCATTATGCCCGTGATTGCGTGACCAGTGTTCTCAGTCAGACTGTCAGGTTGCAGTCTCCTTGTCAGCGTAAAAGGGCGGCTAACTATTGCAAACCCTTCCTTCTCTCCGAGCCGCAACAAAAAATCATGATCCTCTCCGTTCCTTACGGAAATGTCAAAGCCACCAACATCTATAAAGGCGTCACGCCTAACTGCAATCATTCCGGCTCCCGCAAACCGGCCCTCAATTGCCGCAAGCAGATAGCAATCGTAAATTTTCGGCCGCGGTGACAAGAATTCAGGCATTTCAGATTTCACCGATTCGTCGTAACAACTGCCGCAAATGCAAGAAATATTCTTACGCTGTCTAGCTACATGAGCAAACACTCCAAGCGTCCACGGAAACCAAAGATCGTCGCTGTCCAGAAAAGCCAAATACTTTCCCTTTGCTGCCATCGCACCCGTATTTCTGGCAGTGCTCGGACCTGCGTTCAACTGACGAATAACAGTGATGCTGCCACTGATCTGATCAAGGAACGCCGATGTTCCGTCTGTCGATCCATCATCGACAACTATGATTTCGTAATCAGAAAACAACTGCGAATTGACTGATTCTATCGCTTCCCGCAGCAAGCAAACGCGATTGTAGGCCGGTATCACGACGCTAAACATAGGTCCGCCGGACCAGTCGTTTCGGTCAGAGATTTCGTTTTCCATGAAATTAACGCTTCAAGCTTTTGATTTCCCTGGCTGGAACGCCAGCTACAACCGTATTAGGTGGCACGTCCTTTGTTACGACAGCACCAGCGGCTACGATTGAGTTTGAACCAATCGCAACACCTTTAAGTATCACTGAATTCGCTCCAATCCAAACGCCATCTTCAACCACGATCCGTTTAAAATTTCCAATTCCTGAAGGCGTCTCAGCCGTCCGCGGGACGTGATCAAAATCTCCTAGATAAACATGCGGCCCAATCTTCACATCATTGCCAATTACAATCTTAAACTGGCAGTCAATTATCGCGAAATAATTAATATAAAACTTGTCTCCGATTGACAGAGAGCTTGCAGGAGCAGCGTTGATCTTCACACCAGATGCAATATAAGCCCCGTGTCCGCAAGCAAAGCACGTGCAGTCACCACTAAAAAATTTCTCCTGAGACTGCAAGTCTCTAGCAATTGAGGCGCCGTTTCGAATAAGAAAACTGCGCCGCCCGTGCCGTCCGAGCTTTCTTGCCCAATTCCGAACATTCATAGTCGAATTAGCGTCACTTGCATTTCTATTTGTCGGTCGAATTCGTTGACAGCTCTTTACTTACACTAGAATTCAGTGCAAATGTTTCTTTTTTTGAGACTCAGATTGGTTATTAAATCGGTTGAGTTGGTTAAACAACACTTGCGACGTTCCAGTGTGACTGAAAGCTTGCCTTCCGACTTCATAAGTGATGCGTCCCAACTTCACTCGCGTCTCACAGTCACTCAGCCTTTTCACACATTCAAGCAACTCGACATCGCCTGATGCAGTTAATACACCACAATTTGCATCACGGCACCAACGTATCGCCGACGCGTACACCGGCCCAAACACCAATACCGGCAGCCCCGTAGCAGAATAGTCTGTAAGCTTACTTGGAAAATGGATTGCCATATTGCACCGATCTTGATCTGAGAAGGAAATCGGCAAATACAAGATATCGGCTTCACGTTGAAGAGTCTCGACAATCTCTGCTGCGGGAACCAATCCACGAAATCGTGCACGAGGAGACTGAAAACCGGATTTCTTGGCATCTTCGCTTGTAAACGGGCCGTACATTAGAATCTCCGCGTTAACTGACAACTCGTCCAATACAGCGCAAAGCGAATTAAGAGAATCGATGAATCCTTTGGAATTCAACGATCCCGCAAACGCGAAACGGAGCGTGCTCGTGGTCTTTGGCCGTGGCTCCTGGTAGGTAATAGCTGAGACCTGCTTTGAACGCCCGGGATACAGGACCACTCCACTAGCAGAATATCGCTCTCGATACTCATCTACCATGTACGGCGAAACACAGAGCCTTGAAGCCGCATCACGATAGACCTGGGAAAACCTAACTTGAAAAAATCTCTTTGCCCGTGAACTTAATTCGATCGTACTTGGAACATCATCATGTACTATGAAATGCAGCGGAACTCCCAGTTGCTCTGCCAACTGCGCTGCAGCAATCCAAGAGAACCCATGACCGACCGTCAAAATGGCATCGGGCTTGCAGTTCTGCATCGTCTTGAGCACCACGGATTTGAGTCGATACTGTGCGTACACTGCAAGGACAGATAAGTAATACGTCGTGAATCGCGTGGTCCTCAGTCTCTGCAATGGATAGGGAATGTAGGCATAACTGCCATGAACCAATCTGCGACGGTCTTCAGATTGGATTCCACACTCAATTACATGCAATCGATCCGCCGGATAATCCTCCAACAATCGATAGAGAAGCGCCGATCCGTGATAGGAGCACTCAACAGGCACATCGCCCACGTAAAGTAACTTAGGTAACGTCATCAATAGCTACTGCTTGCGGAACCTAACGATGACATGATCCTGGCCGCAGGTGTATGCGGGTAACTCGGTCCAGTTCTTCGCACGCCTAAGATAGGGAATAAAACGCAATACAGTGCGACTTAAAAATGTTTTATTACTGAATTGACAATACGCAAATCGCTGCAGCGTTTGTCGCATTCGATCCGGAAACGGAGTGTCGTAATGAGAGCAGGGTTCGTACGAAACTAAGTCGAGCCCTAATGCATCGGCCAAGTAATCTGCGTACCGACGCGTCATCATGACTAAGTGTTCAACATTCCTGAAATACCACGAGTTCGCAAGATTCCTGACCATTGGCGTTGAATCAGCATCACCGGTGCAAATTATGAGTTCTCCGTCACGCGAAAGCGAGTTTGCTGCTTCGGAAAGAAGCCCCTTAGGGTTACCGAGGTGCTCAAAAACGTCCACCAAAACAACGACCGAAAATTTTTCTGTAAAGTTGCTCATTGAAAGGCTTCCAGGTTCGACCATAGTGATTCCCTTCGCCGCAGCCTTTTCGGCAGATGCTGGATTGATTTCGATACCGTAGCATTCGAGCTTGTCGGTTACACGCGATAAAAGACGCCCCGAACTACACCCTATATCCAGTACCAATGAGCCACTTTTTGCATTTTTCAAGTGGCCGAGTACAAGACGTTCATTCGGAAACAGACCTTCAATTTCCCACTTGCTGAAATCGACTACTCTGTAATAGCGATCAAGCGAGGAAGCGTTCAGCACCTGCGACTTAAAGACGAGCCCGCATTCTTTGCAGCGCATTGCCTCATAGCTCGGCTGGCCGAATGACTCGTTTCCAACGCGAACCTTGAACGAAGAGCCAGCAGGCCCGTCTGGCTGGAAGTGCGAGCTGCTGCAGCCAGGGCAAAACTCAACTTTCGCGGTCGTCATGCTTTCATCATGGTTTACGTCCAAAGCCTCTTGAATCATTTCTTGCATTCATAACCTCGGCCGTATGAAAAGACCATCTGCAAAAAGTAGGGTTTCACTCTTCGGGTCTACCGCCTGATTGAAGAATCCCGCAAATTGCAACCCAGACTCTTCGAGTAGCCCAATCACTTCGTAGTACTTAGACTGATCTTTGTACAATGGTGCGAAAAGCAACTCGACAAGAGCAATATCAACACACGATAGCGTCTTGGTCGCTCCCGCGAGAACACTAGACTCGTATCCCTGAACGTCAATCTTTAGGGAAATGCGATTCTTGGGAGCATTAATTTCTCCCATTATTTCATCAAGCGTTCTAATTGGAATCCTGACGCTGCCAATGGGTGCGCTGTTTGGCCAGACTTCGATGTGCTTTTCAGCAATCGGAAGCAGCGAACTGCTTGGCGAAAAGCCCGAAATTTCCATTTCCATTTCGCCGCTAGTTGCCCCTAGCCCCTCTCGACGACAATCCCAAGATGAATCGGCAGCGGCAGTAGCGCGCAGTAAATCAAATATGCTTGGCTGTGGCTCGAACGATATGATCCGACCATTGAATCCATTTTCTCGAAATTCAAGTCCGGTTTGTCCCGAATTAGCTCCAACATCAAGAAGAAGCTCTATCGACATCTGTTGATGTAAATGATGTATAAAACCGGAGCCTGAATCACGATTTTTTATCCGAATCAGACGGCGCCCCTTCTTTTCTAGATATTTAGTGACGGCAGATTTAAGTAAGCGACTCATGTAGCGTGGTCCTAAAAACTTCGCATTATGCATTGCGAGAACGAAGCTTGCGTGCCGGAACACCAACAACTATCGTGCGCGCTAGAACATCATGTGTTACAACAGCGCCAGCTCCAATGACAGCACCGTCGTTGATCGTGACACCTGGCAACACAGTGACATTGGATCCAATCCACACATCGTTTCCTATTCGCACGGGTGACGAGACAATTGTCTCCGTCATTGGTTTTACTGAACGATAGTCGTGGGTAATGGACGTGATAGAACTGTGTGTTCCAATCATTACGTTGTTGCCGATTTCAACGCCACCACCTCCCCAGATATGAACGTAGGAGGCGAGGTAAACGCAATCACCCATCGAAACCTTCTCCGGGCACACGACGGTAACGGGCATCCAAAATCTGACATCGTTTCCACAAGACGCCAAGCTCCGTCGTGCATTTGATTCTTCAGCAATGCTCATCCACTCACGCAATTTCGCACACAAAAATCGACTACACTGCGTCGTCGCGCTCCATCCCCAAGCGCGTCCAAGTCTGCTGGAAATACGTCTTAAAAAACTAGCTCGCTTCGCCATGTTCCCAATTCAACCGAAAACTAAGCAATCCGAAACGATGGTCAAAGGGTCTTCCGTCGTCGAAGTGGTCAAGAACATCGAACGAAACAATATCTTCACACCAGTCTTCGATGTCGTTTCCTGACGAAAAAAGGCCGGCGGAGATTGAGTATGTGCCTGGCAGCAATTGAATTCCATCAATCCGTGCGAGAATTTTGCCAGCACGGCCGAATTGAATTGGTGCATTGTTGTCCCGCATGATGCTGCACACCGGAATCGCGCCTTGATCACTTGCAATTGACAGCCAGGCAGTCGCCTTAATGTCGGCCTTCGCGGAATAGTGCAAATGCAAGTTGATCGGCTCACCGATTGCGAATTGATTCTGCGGTTCACCACTACAATTACGCAAGGAGACACGGGAAAGCTCTGCGTTTCGGGAACCGCGAAGATGCTGCATCGGCAAGATTTTCTGATCCGATGCGGTCTGCTTGTCTGGGTTCATGTAATGGGAAATTACGTCACGAACAGGTCCGGCCAACTCTACCCTGCCGGCACGCAGCATGACGCACCTATCACAAAGCGAGGAGACTGCTCCCATATTGTGACTAACGAAAAGCACTGTCCGCCCTCCTTTTGCTACCTCTCCGATCTTGCCGAGGCACTTTTTCTGAAACTGTATGTCACCCACCGCCAAGACTTCATCGACGACCAAGATTTCAGGATCAAGGTGAGCTGCGACTGCGAACGCCAAACGCACATACATTCCTGATGAGTAGCGTTTGACTGGCGTATCAAGAAATCTCTCGACCTCTGAGAACTCGACAATTTCATCGAATTTCGTTCGTATTTCCCTCCGAGCCATTCCCAGAATTGCACCGTTGAGAAATATGTTTTCACGCCCCGTCAGCTCAGGGTGAAATCCAGTGCCAACTTCCAGCAAACTTGCAACACGCCCTCGCAGCTTCACTCGCCCGCGTGTCGGTTCAGTAATTCGACTCAATACTTTTAGAAGGGTGCTTTTGCCCGCCCCGTTACGGCCGATGACACCCACGACTTCTCCTGCGTTGACATCAAAAGAAACGTCATTCAACGCCCAAAACTCTTCGACTTCATCGCCTTGCACAATTTGCTTGCCGCGCGCCATGTCAAGCGATTTACGGCCGAAACTCTTAAAGTTGCGGCTGACCACATCACGAAGCGTGGTGTAACGCTCAGAGGATTGCGATTGATGCCCGACAAGGTACGACTTGCCAAGCTGTTCGACGGAGATGATTGGTGAGGACAAGCTGTGAAGTTTGTAGTGAAAAGGTTAAAATTTGAAAGCAAAGAACGAACAAACGGATGGATTGTACGGTCAGATGAGGTCAGCGAACGACTTCTCCATTTTCCGAAATTGGCGGATTCCGAACCACAAGAAGAACGCGGTGACAGTGAGGCTGCCAGCGAAACCGGGCCAGTAGATCGTGCTCTCGCCTAAGATACACCAACGGAATCCATCGATCACTCCGACGACGGGGTTGAGCGAGTAGAGCAGTCGCCATTTTTCGGGGATTACACTGCTGCTAAATCCGACCGGCGAAACATACAAACCGAACTGCACGATGAACGGAATGATGTAGCGAAAGTCGCGATACTTAACGTTCAGCGCTGTGATCCAAAGAGCCGGCCCCAAGCTAGCGAAGAACGCAAGCACGACAAAAACCGGCAGCAACAGAATTTGCCACCCTGGCAACCACTGATACCAGACCATCATCAGCACCAGCAACGAAAAGCTGATCAAGAAATCAATGAACGCAACGACAACTGTTGATGCCGGAACGATCAGTCGCGGGAAATACACTTTGCTGATCAAGTTTGCGTTTGCTACCAGACTGCTCGAAGCATCTGACAATGCAGTTGAGAAGAAGGTCCAAGGCAACATTCCCGCAAAAACCAGCAGCGCGTACGGCGCCGTCCCATCGCTAGGTAAACCAGCGACTTTTCCGAAGACGATTGTAAATACAATCATCGTCAGCATAGGGCGAATGAACGCCCATAGCACGCCGATAACGGTTTGCTTATAGCGAACCGAAACGTCGCGCCAAGCAAGCACTTGGAACAGTTCACGATAGCGCCAAAGGTCTGCCCAATAGTGCTTTTCGGCGAGGCCAGCTTCCAGAACGAGTTCGTACTGCGGCTGTGATTCGGGTGAGGCGGTCTGCTCTAACATGTGATGTGCTTGATGTAGCTTTCACTGCGGTTGATCGCGTCGACCTTGGTGTCATCGATATCAAAACCAATCGTGCTGTGCTTGGCAGAGGAATAAGCGAGCACCAGCGGAAGACCGACGTAGCCAAGCCCGACGACTCCGACAGTTGCGGTGCCGGCGGTTAGTTTTTCAGCGAGTGCGATTTGATTGACTTGTTTTGACACGGGGATTTGGTAGGTAACAGGTGGCGTTAATAGGCGACAGGTGGCGTCAGTAGGTAACAGGTGACAGGTGACAGGCAACAGGCAACAGGCAACAGGCAACAGGCAACAGGCAACAGGCAACAGGTAACAGGTGACAGGTGACAGGTGACAGGTAACAGGTTTTGCCTGTGACCTGTGACCTGATTGCTATGACCTATTTCTTTTTTCAAACGGGGAAGGGTTGGTCGGTTTGGGCTAGGTTGATGAATTCGAGGATCTCTTGGCCGCCGCCGGGGTAGATCAGTTCGGCGAGTTGGTGGGCGATGTCGTGGTCGATCCGGGTACGATTGCCTTTGGCAATACTGCGAAAATCAACCGCGTCTTGCAGCTTGCGTTCAAAGAGTCGGTATGGCGAGACGATCGCGGAATACTTGGCGGCTAGGGCGGCTTCGATGATGGGGAGCCGATGGCCGGTGTCGCTGTCGGTGATGTGATGTTGGCTCAAAATTGCTTCGTACAGTGAATCGGTCGGCCGCATCAGGTCGATCACCACTTTGACTTCACCGTCGACTCCGATTTCACCGGGATCACGCAAACGGATCACGATCGGGCCGCTGTCGGGCACCAGTCTTGGCCACCGCTTTAGGACGGCTGCCAGTGCGGCATCGATTTGTTCGTTGTCGATCAAGACATCGACGTCCTGCGTGGCTCGCGGTTGCGGCAGGTAGCCGACGTATCCGTACAGCCCCATCAACACCCAACGATCCACTCCCGCAGCAACGATCGTTTCAATCAATTCGTCGGGAGTGATGAACATCGATTCGGGACGATGAGTGCGGCGATAATGGCGAACGATGTCGGATGCGATTCGATAGCCTGCGGCATGTCCCATCGGTGAGCCGGGAATGGGATCATCGTGGCTGAAATCGGTTTGGCCAGGATACCTGGTCTCCATTCGCTCGCGGATGAGCTGCGATCGGATTTGTGGGGTGAGCAAGGGAGTTTAAGAGGTGACAGGCGTCAGGTGACAGGCGTCAGTAAATAAGCGACAGGTTTCAGGTTTCAGGTTTTTCGTGTTGGCTGTGACCTGTTCCCTGATTGCTCTTCTGCGGTCGTGCAGTTTTACTTCTCCCCTTTTCAGGAGAACCTGAGCGTCAGTGAGGGGAAGATGACAGCACCGGGCCCTCTCCTCGCTTAGGCTCGATTCTCCCAGAGGGAGAGTGAAGTTAACGCTTTTGAAACAACTAATCTTCACCCGCCTTGGGGAGGGTCGGAGCCGAGGTACGAGGTTTCGGGAAGGGGATTCGCGACGGACCAATACTCCCATCTTGCCAGATAACCCTCCCCGCGTCGTCGCAAGCTCCTCCGCGACCCTCCCAAAAAAGGGTGAATTGAATTCGTCAGACTTGGGTAGATACCAATGCCCAGAGGGAGAGTGAAGTTAACGCTTGTGAAACAATGACTTAAAAACTGCATGACCTCCTAGCCGTCGGGGTCATTGATGAGTTGTTGCAGTCGGTCGGCGTGGAGGGGGGGGAGCTTTTCCAGCCAGGTTTCGTCGATGAGGCCGACGCTGAGCATGTCTCGCAGGTGCATTCGATCTTTATCCCGGTACGAATTCAGCTTCATCGTCAGGAGCGCTGGGAGGCTGACGATGTCGTAGTCGTCGGCGGGCTCGATTTCGGTGACGTCGGCGGAGGGGAGGATGTATTCGGGGCGGACTTTTTCAGCGGCATAGAGCAGATGAACCGCGTCACTGGGACTGCCGTTGGGGCCATCGATGAAACAATCGACGCCCATGACTTGGTGGTAATGGAAGCCGACCGATTCGAGGGCAAGCTGGATGCGGCCAAAGTCGGCTCGGCGGACCAGGATGTCTACATCGCGGGTGTTTCGCACGGCGGCTTCATCGATCCGGGCGACCCATGCGGCGACGGCGTTGCCACCGGCAATACCGTGGGGGACTCCTGCTTCTCGAAGTGCTTTGGTGGCTCGAAGGGCTCTTTCACGAACGGCTTCCACGGCGCTGATCATCCTTTCCCAGGAAAACGGCTTGAGCTCAGTGGGCATTTATGTAGGTGATAGGAATTAGGTGACAGGAATTAGGTGACAGGTGACAGGGTTTAGGGTTTAGGGTTTAGGGTTTTCCTGCTTGCTGTGACCTAAAACCTGTTACCTGTTACCTATTCTTCTACCTATTCTTCTCTACTTCGCGGGTGAGGACTTCTAGTTGGCAGTCGTCTAGTTTGACGCTGACTCCTCGTTCCATGAAGCGGACTGCTACTAATAGCCTTGTTTCTTGCGTCCTTTGCAGGACGGTGCCTTCGTAGCCGGCGAAGACGCCGCTCTTGACTCTGACTTGTTGGCCGGGCTGGATCCGGTCTTCGATCGTTAGCGGCACGTCCATCGCGATCAGCGTGTGGATCTGTCGCAGGTCGGACACGAATTGGTGCGTGTCGTCGATCTTGGCGGCTTGCTGGACGCATCCGGTGCAGACGGCTTTGTAGCGGGCTTCTTCGCCGCCACACATGAAGACGTAGTTGCTGAATAGCGGCTGATACGTGATGCGAATTCGGCCGGCTGGTGAGCGGCGGCGATTGGCAATTTGAGGGGCGTAGTGCGGAATTTCTAACTTCCGCAAGTGACGCATCAATTGCTTCTCTTGTCGACTGCGGGTGTACACCAACCACCACTCGCATGATGCCAGTGCGTCCGTTTCCGCTCGTTCGGAATCAAGCGTGTTGCCGTCGAACAGTTGTTCGGGGTGGCAGTCCGGTTCGGGGGGCAGAATGGGAATGGGAAGTGAGAAGTGAGTAGATAACAGGTTTTAGGCGACAGGTTTTAGGAAATCAGCACGAACCG is part of the Rubripirellula reticaptiva genome and harbors:
- a CDS encoding class I SAM-dependent methyltransferase encodes the protein MQEMIQEALDVNHDESMTTAKVEFCPGCSSSHFQPDGPAGSSFKVRVGNESFGQPSYEAMRCKECGLVFKSQVLNASSLDRYYRVVDFSKWEIEGLFPNERLVLGHLKNAKSGSLVLDIGCSSGRLLSRVTDKLECYGIEINPASAEKAAAKGITMVEPGSLSMSNFTEKFSVVVLVDVFEHLGNPKGLLSEAANSLSRDGELIICTGDADSTPMVRNLANSWYFRNVEHLVMMTRRYADYLADALGLDLVSYEPCSHYDTPFPDRMRQTLQRFAYCQFSNKTFLSRTVLRFIPYLRRAKNWTELPAYTCGQDHVIVRFRKQ
- a CDS encoding FkbM family methyltransferase; its protein translation is MSRLLKSAVTKYLEKKGRRLIRIKNRDSGSGFIHHLHQQMSIELLLDVGANSGQTGLEFRENGFNGRIISFEPQPSIFDLLRATAAADSSWDCRREGLGATSGEMEMEISGFSPSSSLLPIAEKHIEVWPNSAPIGSVRIPIRTLDEIMGEINAPKNRISLKIDVQGYESSVLAGATKTLSCVDIALVELLFAPLYKDQSKYYEVIGLLEESGLQFAGFFNQAVDPKSETLLFADGLFIRPRL
- a CDS encoding ABC transporter ATP-binding protein → MSSPIISVEQLGKSYLVGHQSQSSERYTTLRDVVSRNFKSFGRKSLDMARGKQIVQGDEVEEFWALNDVSFDVNAGEVVGVIGRNGAGKSTLLKVLSRITEPTRGRVKLRGRVASLLEVGTGFHPELTGRENIFLNGAILGMARREIRTKFDEIVEFSEVERFLDTPVKRYSSGMYVRLAFAVAAHLDPEILVVDEVLAVGDIQFQKKCLGKIGEVAKGGRTVLFVSHNMGAVSSLCDRCVMLRAGRVELAGPVRDVISHYMNPDKQTASDQKILPMQHLRGSRNAELSRVSLRNCSGEPQNQFAIGEPINLHLHYSAKADIKATAWLSIASDQGAIPVCSIMRDNNAPIQFGRAGKILARIDGIQLLPGTYSISAGLFSSGNDIEDWCEDIVSFDVLDHFDDGRPFDHRFGLLSFRLNWEHGEAS
- a CDS encoding acyltransferase; this translates as MAKRASFLRRISSRLGRAWGWSATTQCSRFLCAKLREWMSIAEESNARRSLASCGNDVRFWMPVTVVCPEKVSMGDCVYLASYVHIWGGGGVEIGNNVMIGTHSSITSITHDYRSVKPMTETIVSSPVRIGNDVWIGSNVTVLPGVTINDGAVIGAGAVVTHDVLARTIVVGVPARKLRSRNA
- a CDS encoding glycosyltransferase family 2 protein, with translation MALATVVIASRNRKDELLCALKSCVSQTTLPEIIVVDDGSSDGTSESVRQFFPKVRLIRHERSVGYISSRNEGALAASGEYVFSIDDDAEFSARDTIAETLADFTEECIGAVAIPYVEPAYSDEVRQFSPTQTEAMITNTFKGTAYAVDRKLFLKLGGFRDSLLHQGEESDYCIRMLEQGYYVRLGTAAPITHNESPKRNSVRMDYYGVRNAILFIWQNVPASMFVPFLFGTTIRCMTWTGRPRRIFVRALGVLGGLFEFLRSSREPVSNTTFCLFRELRKKPKSLRELKNLK
- a CDS encoding ABC transporter permease; amino-acid sequence: MLEQTASPESQPQYELVLEAGLAEKHYWADLWRYRELFQVLAWRDVSVRYKQTVIGVLWAFIRPMLTMIVFTIVFGKVAGLPSDGTAPYALLVFAGMLPWTFFSTALSDASSSLVANANLISKVYFPRLIVPASTVVVAFIDFLISFSLLVLMMVWYQWLPGWQILLLPVFVVLAFFASLGPALWITALNVKYRDFRYIIPFIVQFGLYVSPVGFSSSVIPEKWRLLYSLNPVVGVIDGFRWCILGESTIYWPGFAGSLTVTAFFLWFGIRQFRKMEKSFADLI
- a CDS encoding glycosyltransferase, whose protein sequence is MTLPKLLYVGDVPVECSYHGSALLYRLLEDYPADRLHVIECGIQSEDRRRLVHGSYAYIPYPLQRLRTTRFTTYYLSVLAVYAQYRLKSVVLKTMQNCKPDAILTVGHGFSWIAAAQLAEQLGVPLHFIVHDDVPSTIELSSRAKRFFQVRFSQVYRDAASRLCVSPYMVDEYRERYSASGVVLYPGRSKQVSAITYQEPRPKTTSTLRFAFAGSLNSKGFIDSLNSLCAVLDELSVNAEILMYGPFTSEDAKKSGFQSPRARFRGLVPAAEIVETLQREADILYLPISFSDQDRCNMAIHFPSKLTDYSATGLPVLVFGPVYASAIRWCRDANCGVLTASGDVELLECVKRLSDCETRVKLGRITYEVGRQAFSHTGTSQVLFNQLNRFNNQSESQKKKHLH
- a CDS encoding acyltransferase; amino-acid sequence: MSLRVVSGAMSRLRNIWYRLLGVRISGYVWMKSISIPRNFSAITLHAGASLDDGVVLLANGDAGAEQIVIHSAYINRYTMIDAHQKIEICSGCMIGPHCYITDSDHSTAERTGVGSQLMLSKPVTIEDNAWIGAGVIILKGVTIGTGAVVGAGAVVSKSVAPWTVVAGIPAKTIRGRE
- a CDS encoding glycosyltransferase family 2 protein; this translates as MENEISDRNDWSGGPMFSVVIPAYNRVCLLREAIESVNSQLFSDYEIIVVDDGSTDGTSAFLDQISGSITVIRQLNAGPSTARNTGAMAAKGKYLAFLDSDDLWFPWTLGVFAHVARQRKNISCICGSCYDESVKSEMPEFLSPRPKIYDCYLLAAIEGRFAGAGMIAVRRDAFIDVGGFDISVRNGEDHDFLLRLGEKEGFAIVSRPFTLTRRLQPDSLTENTGHAITGIMRLIVNEKQGVYPGGRGKAKNRMFIISQHARSLAVMLLCERNFRDAFRIYSSTFRWHVSLRRFRFLVGFPMQLIVKTLR
- a CDS encoding acyltransferase produces the protein MKINAAPASSLSIGDKFYINYFAIIDCQFKIVIGNDVKIGPHVYLGDFDHVPRTAETPSGIGNFKRIVVEDGVWIGANSVILKGVAIGSNSIVAAGAVVTKDVPPNTVVAGVPAREIKSLKR